GCTGACGCTGCGCGTGGGGTTGGCGGAGCCGGCAACCGGAACGCTCATCGCGACGATCGTCGGGCTGGCGCTCGGGGTCGGGTGGTCCTTCTCGTTCCTCGCGCTCATGGTCGGGATTTCTCTCTGGGAGGGCAGTTGGCCGCCGGGGATCGCGTTCGTGGTCCCGATCGCCACGCTCATTGTCCTCGGTGCGCAGCTGCTCTTTCTTGCCCGAGCGAAGGGCAGGGCCGTGTTTCGCCGTCGCACGCCGGCCGAACGCCTCTGGGCTTGCTTCTTCGCCTGGACGATCTTCCTGGGCAGCCTGCTGCTGTTTGCGATCTCCCTGATGCATTGGTAAGCCCGTCCATCCCAGCCCGAACTCCGTCGATCCTCGAACAGGTTCCGACCGTATAGCCGTGTGGAGGCCCACGGAATCGGGGCGTGTTCGGCCCGGCGCGGGCCGATAGAGGTGCAGGATGCCACCGCGGACGCACACGACCGACCTGTCGCCCGAGTTGCGCGACCACATGGCCGCGATCAAGGCCAAGGCGCGCGAGTACGGGCTGGACTTCTTCGAGGTCGTCTTCGAGGTGCTCGACTTCGAGACCATGAACCAGATCGCCGCCTACGGCGGGTTCCCGGTGCGCTACCCGCACTGGCGGTGGGGGATGGAATACGAGCGGCTGAGCAAGCGCGACGCCTACGGCCTGGGCCGCATCTACGAGATGGTGATCAACAACGACCCGTGCTACGCCTACCTCCAGGAGAGCAACAGCGTCACCGACCAGAAACTCGTGATGGCCCACGTCTACGGGCACGCGGACTTCTTCAAGAACAACCTCTGGTTCGGGCGCACCAACCGCAAGATGATGGACGAGATGGCGAACCACGCCACGCGCGTGCGCCGCCACGCGGAGCGGCACGGGCAGGCCACGGTCGAGCGCTTCATCGACGCTTGCCTCTCCATCGAGCACCTCATCGACCCGCACTCGGCCTTCGTGCGGCGCGAAGAGCCTGCCCGCCGCGGAACGGACGACGAAGCCGCCGCCTTCCGACCCGACCGACTGCCCGCGAAGGACTACATGGACCCCTTCATCAACCCCGCGGGCGAGATCGCGCGCCAGCGGGCGGAGCACGAGCGCCGGCAGGCCGAGGAAAAGCGGCGCTTCCCCGCCGAGCCGACCCGGGACGTCCTGCTCTTCCTGCTGCGGCACGCCCCGCTCGAGGACTGGCAGGCGGACATCCTCGGGATCGTGCGTGACGAGGCCTACTACTACGCGCCGCAAGCCATGACCAAGGTGATGAACGAGGGCTGGGCCACGTACTGGCACTCGAAACTGATGACCCGGCACTTCCTCGAAGCGTCCGAGATCGTGGACTACGCCGAGCAGCACTCCGGCGTCGTCCACATGCCGCCCGGCGGGTTCAATCCGTACAAGATCGGCGTGGAACTCTTCAAGGAAATCGAACGGCGATGGGACCGCGGCCAGCACGGGCCGGCGTGGGAGCGGCTCGAAACGATCGGGGCGCGGGAACGCTTCGACGACCGCTCCATGAAGGGCCGCGACAAGATCTTCGAGGTCCGAAGGGTCTACAACGACGTCTCCTTCATCGACGAGTTCCTCACGCCCGAGTTCGTCGAGCGGCACAAGATGTACCAGTACCGGCGCGATCCGCAGACAGGCGAACTGCGGGTCGTGAGCCGGGACTTCGAGCGCGTGAAGCAGGCGATGCTGCACCACCTGACCAACGCGGGCCAGCCCTTCATCTACGTGGTGGACGGGAACTACCTGAACCGCGGCGAGTTGTACCTGGCCCACAAGTTCACGGGGCTCGAACTGGACGCGGGCAAGGCCGCGGACGCGCTGCGGTCGCTGCGCCTGCTCTGGGGCCGGCCTGTGCACCTGCAGGCGCGGATCAACGAGGAGATGTTCGTGACGTCGCTGCACGAGGTGGAGGGGGAGGCGA
This genomic stretch from Synechococcales cyanobacterium CNB harbors:
- a CDS encoding SpoVR family protein, whose product is MPPRTHTTDLSPELRDHMAAIKAKAREYGLDFFEVVFEVLDFETMNQIAAYGGFPVRYPHWRWGMEYERLSKRDAYGLGRIYEMVINNDPCYAYLQESNSVTDQKLVMAHVYGHADFFKNNLWFGRTNRKMMDEMANHATRVRRHAERHGQATVERFIDACLSIEHLIDPHSAFVRREEPARRGTDDEAAAFRPDRLPAKDYMDPFINPAGEIARQRAEHERRQAEEKRRFPAEPTRDVLLFLLRHAPLEDWQADILGIVRDEAYYYAPQAMTKVMNEGWATYWHSKLMTRHFLEASEIVDYAEQHSGVVHMPPGGFNPYKIGVELFKEIERRWDRGQHGPAWERLETIGARERFDDRSMKGRDKIFEVRRVYNDVSFIDEFLTPEFVERHKMYQYRRDPQTGELRVVSRDFERVKQAMLHHLTNAGQPFIYVVDGNYLNRGELYLAHKFTGLELDAGKAADALRSLRLLWGRPVHLQARINEEMFVTSLHEVEGEAKREKVTDETPAPGHAVE